A genomic segment from Streptosporangium roseum DSM 43021 encodes:
- a CDS encoding FadR/GntR family transcriptional regulator, which produces MRQVGRTTLVDSAIRELREEIASGVWPVGTKIPSESQLAEALGVSRLSVREAVRVLVHAGLLTTRQGDGTYVTATDESEVALKRRLDRAATMDIIDVRRGLDLVAARLAAERRTPQDLDALRETLERRTTAHQAIDLDAFADADLGFHLSIAAASHNPVLLDLYRGMSEAVRDTLRRDHCMERAVLGSDSSHQELYEAIEAGDAAGAVKIALAILDEQERDL; this is translated from the coding sequence ATGAGACAAGTGGGCCGGACCACCCTCGTCGACTCCGCCATACGCGAGCTCCGTGAAGAGATCGCGAGCGGCGTCTGGCCGGTCGGCACCAAGATCCCCTCAGAGAGCCAGCTGGCCGAGGCGCTGGGCGTGAGCAGGCTGTCGGTACGCGAGGCCGTCCGCGTTCTTGTCCACGCCGGCCTGCTCACCACACGTCAGGGCGACGGGACCTATGTCACCGCCACCGACGAGAGCGAGGTGGCGCTCAAGCGCCGCCTTGACCGCGCGGCGACGATGGACATCATCGACGTGCGGCGCGGCCTGGACCTCGTGGCGGCCCGGCTGGCAGCCGAACGACGGACACCGCAGGACCTTGACGCGCTGAGGGAGACGCTGGAGCGGCGCACCACCGCCCACCAGGCCATAGATCTCGACGCGTTCGCCGACGCCGACCTCGGCTTCCACCTGTCCATCGCCGCGGCTTCGCACAACCCGGTGTTGCTGGACCTGTATCGCGGCATGAGCGAGGCGGTGCGCGACACGCTCCGCCGCGACCACTGCATGGAACGTGCCGTGCTCGGCTCCGACTCCTCTCACCAGGAACTGTACGAGGCGATCGAGGCCGGCGACGCGGCGGGCGCTGTCAAGATCGCGCTCGCCATTCTCGACGAGCAGGAGCGCGACCTCTGA
- a CDS encoding amidohydrolase family protein, with the protein MAQILFTDVRPHDVLIEDGRIVPLERRTEGCEVVEAGGLLALPAPVDAHVHPDKTTWGQPWLSRTPARTLRDLIEGDVAARAEMATPVAERAGALMDHAIARGTRAWRAHVDVAPVYGLANVHGVREAAQAREGLLNVQIVAFPQLGLLSMPGTAELMEQSLKEGADILGGLDPVGVDGDLHGHLDLLYGMAERHAVPVDIHLHDGGEQGVAQVLEIARRAKSSGVPTTISHAFCLADREDLAETLAEAKVALTTCALGADPVLPVGPLLEAGVLVGLGSDGVRDPWTPFGDGDMINRAHLLAYRTDARTDEELAACYEIAAHGGAALLGLERVRLRPGDPADFLLVRAESVVQAVVDKSIPQFVVRNGRVRERSY; encoded by the coding sequence ATGGCTCAGATTCTGTTCACCGATGTTCGACCCCACGATGTCCTGATCGAAGACGGTCGCATCGTCCCCCTGGAACGCAGAACAGAAGGATGCGAGGTGGTGGAAGCGGGTGGACTGCTCGCCCTGCCCGCCCCGGTCGACGCGCACGTCCATCCCGACAAGACCACCTGGGGCCAGCCCTGGCTGAGCCGTACTCCGGCCCGGACGCTGCGCGACCTGATCGAGGGTGATGTCGCGGCGCGGGCGGAGATGGCGACGCCGGTGGCCGAGCGGGCCGGGGCGCTCATGGATCACGCGATCGCACGCGGTACGCGGGCGTGGCGGGCACACGTGGACGTCGCCCCGGTGTACGGGCTGGCCAATGTGCACGGCGTGCGGGAGGCGGCTCAGGCGCGTGAGGGCCTGCTGAACGTGCAGATCGTCGCCTTTCCCCAGCTCGGGCTGCTCTCGATGCCGGGGACGGCGGAGCTGATGGAGCAGTCGCTGAAGGAGGGCGCGGACATCCTCGGCGGGCTCGACCCCGTGGGCGTGGACGGCGACCTGCACGGACACCTCGACCTGCTGTACGGCATGGCCGAGCGGCACGCCGTACCCGTCGACATCCACCTGCACGACGGCGGTGAGCAAGGGGTCGCGCAGGTGCTGGAGATCGCCCGCCGGGCGAAGTCCAGCGGTGTGCCGACCACGATCAGCCACGCCTTCTGCCTGGCCGACCGAGAGGACCTCGCCGAGACGCTGGCCGAGGCGAAGGTCGCGCTGACCACCTGCGCGCTCGGCGCGGACCCGGTCCTGCCCGTCGGGCCGCTGCTCGAAGCCGGAGTGCTGGTCGGCCTCGGATCCGACGGGGTGCGGGATCCGTGGACGCCGTTCGGCGACGGCGACATGATCAACCGCGCGCACCTGCTCGCGTACCGCACCGACGCCCGCACCGATGAGGAGCTGGCGGCGTGCTACGAGATCGCGGCGCACGGAGGTGCCGCCCTGCTGGGTCTGGAGCGGGTTCGGCTCCGGCCCGGCGACCCCGCCGACTTCCTCCTGGTCCGTGCCGAGTCTGTGGTCCAGGCCGTCGTGGACAAGTCGATCCCCCAGTTCGTCGTCCGTAATGGACGCGTTCGCGAAAGGTCCTATTGA